The DNA window TACTAGAGAATTCAGAGACGATTCTAGTTATCTACTTCTGAAACTCTAATTTTCTTTCGGAACGATTTGGTTTTGCGTTCGGAAAGGTTCCTTTTCGAATATTAAAAAATACTAATTCGGGCAAAGAGAAGAATACTGAGTTCATTCCATTCGTAATTCTTTTGCCTTTGTCAAATGGGCTAGTAAATATTCCCAAAGCAAAATTTCCGATTCCCCAGCCCAAGTTTACGATCCCATAAACTGGTCTGAGCAGAATCACATCATCTGTAAAAAAAACAAAAGAAGAATCATCCGGATTGGCCCTGTAAATACTGGAACTAAAAACATTAGATTCTTTTAGATATGTTTTCCATTTGGAATTTGATTCGTATAATTTTTCTAAAGCTAATTTTCTATGAGAAAGTTCTATAGTTTCTTCTTTTACATTCCATTTTTCAGTAATAGAATCATAGGCAATAAATGGAATGAATGTAAGGGAAGAATGAGGATCTATTCTTTTTCCAAGAACAACCTCATATTCTTTTTCGTTTAGGATTATTTCTAAAGAATCAAAAATTTCAGAAGTGCAGTTTTTGGTGATAAGTTTGAAAGTATAAAATTGCTTTAGATTATCATAATATGTGAATTCTTCTTTTTCGGAACGAGTTAAATATTCCGAGATAATTTCAGATTCAGGAGTAGGAAAAGAGAATACAAAATTTCCGGAAAGATCAGGAGAAAGTCTATCAAAAGTATTTCGGATTGAAATTCCTCTGCTTAATCCTGTTCTCAATTCCCAGTCCCTGTTTTCTAAATCTTCCCAGGCAAGATAATTTTCTTCTGTTAGATTTTCCGATCTTATTCTTTCTTCTCTAAATGTTTTAGAAGCTTCTAATAGCAGATCCGAACTTGCTTCCACTCCTTTTTTGTCCTTGGACCAGGTGGTGGGGGTGATTTGTGAGATTGATTCAGGAAAGGTGACTAAGAAGTATAGTTTACCTTCTTCTATGCTCTTTTCTAAGACTAAAAATCTTGCCAGGTTGACTAGTACGCTATGGCCCCAGTTTGAATTCTTTTCCTTAATTAGTTCTATAATAGAAGATTTGAGTGAATCACTTAATGAAATAAGTTTTACTTTTTCTTCTTCGCTTAAAGAAGCTCCGGAAGAAATAAAGATCGTTTCAGGATCTAAAGAATATCCTAAATCCAGGATTTCTAAAACGGAAAGTTTTTCTAACCTCGGTAGAAACCAAGAGGAAATCCCTTCTTTATAAAATGGATAGTTCCCATTTTGGACAGCCGGTGCCTCTGAGAATGTCGCAAATTTTCCTTCGGTAGATGCAGAGTTTAGTTCTTTTTTGATCTGAGTTCGTATCTTCCCGAGCCAACCTTTACCAAGTGCAGAGTTTAGTTCTTCTTTTAAAGAGGAAAGATTGGCTCCTTCTTCTTTTTTGAAATAACCGAATGTTCTGATCTTTATATTTTTTTCTGGTCTATGGATTTCTTTTAGAAATTGAACATCTGATCTAATAGATTCTAAATTTTTAATATGTTTGAACTGTATTAAGGCTAATTTTTCAAAACCAGTTCTGATCTTATCTAAATCCTTTTCTGGAATTGTTATTCGAGCAATCTTACTTGTTCGATTGGAGTAAGTATTATAAGAATAGGAAAACCTTTCGTAAGATTCACGGACTACTCTGAATATTTCATCTGGATAGTATTGGAAATGAATAACTGTATCATCGAATCTAAGTGCAGAATGCCCACCGCTGGATTGCCCGGTATTCGCATCCACATAGATGAAATCTAGATAGCTGTTTTCAGAGCGGAGATTAGAAAAAGGGAGAAGTAAAAAAAGAAGAAGGAAGCGACTCTTTAAAAAGAGCCGCTTATATATACTCGATCTCAAATTAGAGGGAAAGATAGCCTCTTTCCAGAGCTTTTGCGATTTCAGGTTTGAAATTTACGTTTGCGGCAAAACTTTTAAAACCTTCTTCACTAACTCCTGCTTTTTTGAGCCCTCTTCCTATGGAAACATAAGTGCTTTCTGAGTTTTTCCAGTTGATCACTCCGTTTTTAGAAGCGAGTTCTGCAAGATCAGATTCAAATTCGGAAGAACGAGTGGATCCAGTTTGTAAATAGAAAGCGGTTAAATTTTCCACATCTCTTTTATATCCTTTCTTCTCTGCTGCCTCGTCTTTAGAAGAAGAGGAAACGGAAGAAACTACGGAGACAACAGCATTGGAAATACTTTGTAGTGAGTCCGAAGATTTAGAAAGTGAATTTGATATGGAATCTATAAAACAATTTTGAGATAGCAGGATCCCGAATGTAAGTAAACCTGCGCCCAGAATTTTGTGAAAAAATTTCATTGATGTACCTCGCCTTGGATCTTCCGAATTTTGGAAGAAAGTTTCTGACACGTTCGCGCCTATTCTCTTCCTGAATTCAGTAAGAGTCAACTTTGTTTTCCGGAATATAGGACCACTGTGGACCACGGTTCCATTTCAATTTTGAGAATTTTTTTACGGGAATCTATTTCCAAAGAGTCGGGCTTTTTTCCTGTCCAATAATCTATAGAATTCTTTTTGTCCCAAGGAAAGAATAAGGAGAGCGAAATCTCTTTCTTTTCGTTACTTGGATTCCAAATCCCTAAATAACCGGAAGGATTGTATAGAGCGCTCGGGAA is part of the Leptospira saintgironsiae genome and encodes:
- a CDS encoding putative lipoprotein; translated protein: MKFFHKILGAGLLTFGILLSQNCFIDSISNSLSKSSDSLQSISNAVVSVVSSVSSSSKDEAAEKKGYKRDVENLTAFYLQTGSTRSSEFESDLAELASKNGVINWKNSESTYVSIGRGLKKAGVSEEGFKSFAANVNFKPEIAKALERGYLSL